In one window of Camelina sativa cultivar DH55 chromosome 15, Cs, whole genome shotgun sequence DNA:
- the LOC104746210 gene encoding CRM-domain containing factor CFM3, chloroplastic/mitochondrial-like isoform X4, whose protein sequence is MALVPLNFTEMPLRSSLPLTSTSRYCSSPSLHALLFYSLGVKPSRHQIVRPFSSLRTSERSNNNRSHNNRRIDNRNHKPSPPWIDKWPPSSSEARGDHVGEKHGGAKIRSAEEEAEAKLRYLERGKGQNAIDRIVLRLRNLGLGSDDEEDVEDDEGGGINGGDVKPVTGEERLGDLLKREWVRPDMMLAEGEESEEEDEVLLPWEKNEEEQAAERVKGEGGAAVMMKRRARAPSLAELTVEDSELRRLRRDGMYLRVRINIPKAGLTQAVMEKIHDTWRKEELVRLKFHEVLARDMKTAHEIVERRTGGMVIWRAGSVMVVYRGLDYQGPSVISNRVAVPKETLFVPDVSSAGDEATNAKDNQSPPLVIRDPIIKNPIRKENMTEEEIEFNNLLDSLGTRFQEWWGTGVLPVDADLLPPTIPGYKTPFRLLPTGMRSNLTNAEMTNLRKIGKTLPCHFALGRNRNHQGLAAAILQIWEKSLIAKIAVKRGIQNTNNKLMADELKALTGGVLLLRNKYYIVIYRGKDFLPSSVAATLAERQELTKEIQDVEERVRTRDIEAVQPVGDKVPAEAGTLAEFYEAQARWGKEVTPDHREKMIEEASRVANTRVVKRIQHKLNLAQSKFQRAEKLLSKIEASMIPNGPDYDQEVISEEERAMFRKVGLKMKAYLPLGIRGVFDGVIENMHLHWKHRELVKLISKQKVLAFVEDTARLLEYESGGVLVAIEKVPKGFALIYYRGKNYRRPISLRPRNLLTKAKALKRSIAMQRHEALSQHISELERTIEQMQSELTAKNPSYNESEWENDEDDDDDDEDEKDDVEDNESDWDESDGESAISSIEEADNSSR, encoded by the exons ATGGCTTTGGTTCCGCTTAATTTTACTGAAATGCCACTGAGAAGCTCTCTTCCTTTGACCTCGACCTCTCGCTACTGTTCGTCTCCTTCGCTCCACGCATTGCTCTTCTATTCCTTGGGTGTGAAACCCTCGCGTCATCAAATCGTTAGGCCATTCTCTTCGCTCCGTACGAGTGAGCGTAGCAACAACAACAGGAGCCATAACAACCGTCGAATTGATAATCGGAATCATAAACCTAGTCCTCCTTGGATCGATAAGTGGCCTCCCTCATCCTCCGAAGCTCGCGGTGATCATGTCGGCGAAAAACACGGCGGAGCTAAGATTCGGTCGGCGGAGGAGGAAGCTGAAGCGAAGCTTCGGTATCTGGAGCGGGGTAAAGGACAAAACGCGATTGATAGGATTGTTCTTCGGCTAAGGAATTTAGGATTAGGTTcggatgatgaggaggatgtGGAAGATGACGAGGGAGGTGGAATTAACGGCGGTGATGTGAAGCCGGTGACTGGAGAAGAGAGATTGGGGGATTTGTTGAAGAGAGAGTGGGTGAGGCCTGATATGATGCTTGCTGAGGGAGAAGAGAGTGAGGAAGAGGATGAGGTGTTATTGCCATGGGAGAAGAATGAGGAAGAACAAGCGGCGGAGAGAGttaaaggagaaggaggagcggcggtgatgatgaagaggagaGCTAGAGCTCCATCACTGGCGGAGCTTACGGTTGAGGATTCTGAGTTACGTCGGCTGAGGAGGGATGGAATGTATTTGAGGGTAAGGATTAATATACCAAAAGCTGGGCTAACGCAGGCTGTGATGGAGAAGATTCATGATACGTGGAGGAAAGAAGAACTTGTGAGGCTCAAGTTCCACGAAGTGCTTGCTCGTGACATGAAGACGGCCCATGAGATTGTTGAG CGTCGAACTGGTGGAATGGTGATATGGAGAGCCGGAAGTGTAATGGTGGTTTACCGTGGACTTGACTATCAAGGACCTTCTGTGATCTCTAATCGAGTGGCCGTACCTAAAGAGACTCTTTTTGTCCCTGATGTATCGTCTGCTGGCGATGAAGCAACAAATGCCAAAGATAACCAAAGTCCACCTTTGGTAATCAGAGACCCGATCATCAAGAACCCTATTCGCAAGGAGAATAtgacagaagaagaaatcgaattTAACAATCTATTAGACAGCTTAGGCACACGTTTTCAAGAATGGTGGGGTACTGGGGTGCTACCTGTGGACGCTGACTTACTACCTCCTACAATTCCTGGTTATAAAACACCTTTCAGGCTTCTTCCTACTGGGATGAGATCAAATTTGACCAATGCTGAAATGACAAATCTCAGGAAGATTGGTAAAACTCTCCCATGCCATTTTGCTCTTG GCAGGAACAGAAATCACCAAGGATTGGCAGCTGCGATACTCCAGATCTGGGAGAAAAGTCTGATTGCAAAGATCGCTGTGAAGCGAGGTATCCAGAATACAAATAACAAACTGATGGCGGATGAGCTGAAg GCATTGACAGGAGGTGTCTTGCTGCTCAGAAATAAGTATTACATTGTAATATACCGTGGGAAAGACTTCCTTCCTTCAAGTGTTGCAGCTACTTTGGCAGAAAGACAAGAATTAACTAAAGAG ATTCAAGATGTCGAAGAGAGGGTAAGAACTCGCGACATTGAG GCTGTTCAGCCTGTTGGTGACAAAGTACCAGCAGAAGCTGGCACTCTGGCCGAGTTTTATGAGGCTCAAGCCCGATGGGGGAAAGAAGTAACTCCAGACCATCGAGAAAAGATGATTGAAGAGGCTTCAAGGGTGGCAAATACGAGAGTTGTTAAGAGAATCCAGCACAAACTAAACCTT GCCCAATCGAAATTTCAACGAGCAGAGAAACTGTTGTCCAAAATAGAAGCCTCTATGATTCCAAATGGACCTGATTATGATCAAGAGGTCATCTCCGAGGAAGAAAGAGCTATGTTCCGAAAAGTGGGGTTGAAAATGAAGGCATACTTACCCTTAG GTATCCGTGGTGTTTTCGATGGAGTCATCGAGAATATGCATCTGCACTGGAAGCACAGAGAATTGGTGAAGCTTATATCAAAACAGAAGGTCCTTGCATTTGTTGAGGACACGGCTCGGTTACTGGAATACGAGAGCGGTGGAGTTCTTGTGGCAATAGAAAAGGTTCCTAAAGGATTTGCTCTTATCTATTACCGTGGGAAGAATTACAGGAGACCCATTAGCTTGAGACCAAGAAATCTTCTGACAAAAGCAAAAGCATTGAAACGATCCATCGCAATGCAACGCCATGAG GCCCTTAGTCAGCATATCTCTGAACTGGAGAGAACAATAGAGCAAATGCAAAGCGAACTT ACCGCAAAGAACCCGTCATACAATGAATCAGAATGGGAgaacgatgaagatgatgatgatgatgacgaggaTGAGAAAGATGATGTGGAGGATAATGAGAGTGATTGGGATGAAAGTGACGGCGAATCTGCTATTTCTAGTATTGAAGAAGCTGATAATTCATCTCGCTAA
- the LOC104746210 gene encoding CRM-domain containing factor CFM3, chloroplastic/mitochondrial-like isoform X1 produces the protein MALVPLNFTEMPLRSSLPLTSTSRYCSSPSLHALLFYSLGVKPSRHQIVRPFSSLRTSERSNNNRSHNNRRIDNRNHKPSPPWIDKWPPSSSEARGDHVGEKHGGAKIRSAEEEAEAKLRYLERGKGQNAIDRIVLRLRNLGLGSDDEEDVEDDEGGGINGGDVKPVTGEERLGDLLKREWVRPDMMLAEGEESEEEDEVLLPWEKNEEEQAAERVKGEGGAAVMMKRRARAPSLAELTVEDSELRRLRRDGMYLRVRINIPKAGLTQAVMEKIHDTWRKEELVRLKFHEVLARDMKTAHEIVERRTGGMVIWRAGSVMVVYRGLDYQGPSVISNRVAVPKETLFVPDVSSAGDEATNAKDNQSPPLVIRDPIIKNPIRKENMTEEEIEFNNLLDSLGTRFQEWWGTGVLPVDADLLPPTIPGYKTPFRLLPTGMRSNLTNAEMTNLRKIGKTLPCHFALGRNRNHQGLAAAILQIWEKSLIAKIAVKRGIQNTNNKLMADELKALTGGVLLLRNKYYIVIYRGKDFLPSSVAATLAERQELTKEIQDVEERVRTRDIEAIQPVGDMVPAERQELTKEIQDVEERVRTRDIEAIQPVGDIVLAERQELTEEIQDVEERVRTRDIEAVQPVGDKVPAEAGTLAEFYEAQARWGKEVTPDHREKMIEEASRVANTRVVKRIQHKLNLAQSKFQRAEKLLSKIEASMIPNGPDYDQEVISEEERAMFRKVGLKMKAYLPLGIRGVFDGVIENMHLHWKHRELVKLISKQKVLAFVEDTARLLEYESGGVLVAIEKVPKGFALIYYRGKNYRRPISLRPRNLLTKAKALKRSIAMQRHEALSQHISELERTIEQMQSELTAKNPSYNESEWENDEDDDDDDEDEKDDVEDNESDWDESDGESAISSIEEADNSSR, from the exons ATGGCTTTGGTTCCGCTTAATTTTACTGAAATGCCACTGAGAAGCTCTCTTCCTTTGACCTCGACCTCTCGCTACTGTTCGTCTCCTTCGCTCCACGCATTGCTCTTCTATTCCTTGGGTGTGAAACCCTCGCGTCATCAAATCGTTAGGCCATTCTCTTCGCTCCGTACGAGTGAGCGTAGCAACAACAACAGGAGCCATAACAACCGTCGAATTGATAATCGGAATCATAAACCTAGTCCTCCTTGGATCGATAAGTGGCCTCCCTCATCCTCCGAAGCTCGCGGTGATCATGTCGGCGAAAAACACGGCGGAGCTAAGATTCGGTCGGCGGAGGAGGAAGCTGAAGCGAAGCTTCGGTATCTGGAGCGGGGTAAAGGACAAAACGCGATTGATAGGATTGTTCTTCGGCTAAGGAATTTAGGATTAGGTTcggatgatgaggaggatgtGGAAGATGACGAGGGAGGTGGAATTAACGGCGGTGATGTGAAGCCGGTGACTGGAGAAGAGAGATTGGGGGATTTGTTGAAGAGAGAGTGGGTGAGGCCTGATATGATGCTTGCTGAGGGAGAAGAGAGTGAGGAAGAGGATGAGGTGTTATTGCCATGGGAGAAGAATGAGGAAGAACAAGCGGCGGAGAGAGttaaaggagaaggaggagcggcggtgatgatgaagaggagaGCTAGAGCTCCATCACTGGCGGAGCTTACGGTTGAGGATTCTGAGTTACGTCGGCTGAGGAGGGATGGAATGTATTTGAGGGTAAGGATTAATATACCAAAAGCTGGGCTAACGCAGGCTGTGATGGAGAAGATTCATGATACGTGGAGGAAAGAAGAACTTGTGAGGCTCAAGTTCCACGAAGTGCTTGCTCGTGACATGAAGACGGCCCATGAGATTGTTGAG CGTCGAACTGGTGGAATGGTGATATGGAGAGCCGGAAGTGTAATGGTGGTTTACCGTGGACTTGACTATCAAGGACCTTCTGTGATCTCTAATCGAGTGGCCGTACCTAAAGAGACTCTTTTTGTCCCTGATGTATCGTCTGCTGGCGATGAAGCAACAAATGCCAAAGATAACCAAAGTCCACCTTTGGTAATCAGAGACCCGATCATCAAGAACCCTATTCGCAAGGAGAATAtgacagaagaagaaatcgaattTAACAATCTATTAGACAGCTTAGGCACACGTTTTCAAGAATGGTGGGGTACTGGGGTGCTACCTGTGGACGCTGACTTACTACCTCCTACAATTCCTGGTTATAAAACACCTTTCAGGCTTCTTCCTACTGGGATGAGATCAAATTTGACCAATGCTGAAATGACAAATCTCAGGAAGATTGGTAAAACTCTCCCATGCCATTTTGCTCTTG GCAGGAACAGAAATCACCAAGGATTGGCAGCTGCGATACTCCAGATCTGGGAGAAAAGTCTGATTGCAAAGATCGCTGTGAAGCGAGGTATCCAGAATACAAATAACAAACTGATGGCGGATGAGCTGAAg GCATTGACAGGAGGTGTCTTGCTGCTCAGAAATAAGTATTACATTGTAATATACCGTGGGAAAGACTTCCTTCCTTCAAGTGTTGCAGCTACTTTGGCAGAAAGACAAGAATTAACTAAAGAGATTCAAGATGTCGAAGAGAGGGTAAGAACTCGCGACATTGAGGCTATTCAGCCTGTTGGTGACATGGTACCGGCAGAAAGACAAGAATTAACAAAAGAGATTCAAGATGTCGAAGAGAGGGTAAGAACTCGCGACATTGAG GCTATTCAGCCTGTTGGTGACATAGTTTTGGCAGAAAGACAAGAATTAACAGAAGAGATTCAAGATGTCGAAGAGAGGGTAAGAACTCGCGACATTGAGGCTGTTCAGCCTGTTGGTGACAAAGTACCAGCAGAAGCTGGCACTCTGGCCGAGTTTTATGAGGCTCAAGCCCGATGGGGGAAAGAAGTAACTCCAGACCATCGAGAAAAGATGATTGAAGAGGCTTCAAGGGTGGCAAATACGAGAGTTGTTAAGAGAATCCAGCACAAACTAAACCTT GCCCAATCGAAATTTCAACGAGCAGAGAAACTGTTGTCCAAAATAGAAGCCTCTATGATTCCAAATGGACCTGATTATGATCAAGAGGTCATCTCCGAGGAAGAAAGAGCTATGTTCCGAAAAGTGGGGTTGAAAATGAAGGCATACTTACCCTTAG GTATCCGTGGTGTTTTCGATGGAGTCATCGAGAATATGCATCTGCACTGGAAGCACAGAGAATTGGTGAAGCTTATATCAAAACAGAAGGTCCTTGCATTTGTTGAGGACACGGCTCGGTTACTGGAATACGAGAGCGGTGGAGTTCTTGTGGCAATAGAAAAGGTTCCTAAAGGATTTGCTCTTATCTATTACCGTGGGAAGAATTACAGGAGACCCATTAGCTTGAGACCAAGAAATCTTCTGACAAAAGCAAAAGCATTGAAACGATCCATCGCAATGCAACGCCATGAG GCCCTTAGTCAGCATATCTCTGAACTGGAGAGAACAATAGAGCAAATGCAAAGCGAACTT ACCGCAAAGAACCCGTCATACAATGAATCAGAATGGGAgaacgatgaagatgatgatgatgatgacgaggaTGAGAAAGATGATGTGGAGGATAATGAGAGTGATTGGGATGAAAGTGACGGCGAATCTGCTATTTCTAGTATTGAAGAAGCTGATAATTCATCTCGCTAA
- the LOC104746210 gene encoding CRM-domain containing factor CFM3, chloroplastic/mitochondrial-like isoform X2, whose translation MALVPLNFTEMPLRSSLPLTSTSRYCSSPSLHALLFYSLGVKPSRHQIVRPFSSLRTSERSNNNRSHNNRRIDNRNHKPSPPWIDKWPPSSSEARGDHVGEKHGGAKIRSAEEEAEAKLRYLERGKGQNAIDRIVLRLRNLGLGSDDEEDVEDDEGGGINGGDVKPVTGEERLGDLLKREWVRPDMMLAEGEESEEEDEVLLPWEKNEEEQAAERVKGEGGAAVMMKRRARAPSLAELTVEDSELRRLRRDGMYLRVRINIPKAGLTQAVMEKIHDTWRKEELVRLKFHEVLARDMKTAHEIVERRTGGMVIWRAGSVMVVYRGLDYQGPSVISNRVAVPKETLFVPDVSSAGDEATNAKDNQSPPLVIRDPIIKNPIRKENMTEEEIEFNNLLDSLGTRFQEWWGTGVLPVDADLLPPTIPGYKTPFRLLPTGMRSNLTNAEMTNLRKIGKTLPCHFALGRNRNHQGLAAAILQIWEKSLIAKIAVKRGIQNTNNKLMADELKALTGGVLLLRNKYYIVIYRGKDFLPSSVAATLAERQELTKEIQDVEERVRTRDIEAIQPVGDIVLAERQELTEEIQDVEERVRTRDIEAVQPVGDKVPAEAGTLAEFYEAQARWGKEVTPDHREKMIEEASRVANTRVVKRIQHKLNLAQSKFQRAEKLLSKIEASMIPNGPDYDQEVISEEERAMFRKVGLKMKAYLPLGIRGVFDGVIENMHLHWKHRELVKLISKQKVLAFVEDTARLLEYESGGVLVAIEKVPKGFALIYYRGKNYRRPISLRPRNLLTKAKALKRSIAMQRHEALSQHISELERTIEQMQSELTAKNPSYNESEWENDEDDDDDDEDEKDDVEDNESDWDESDGESAISSIEEADNSSR comes from the exons ATGGCTTTGGTTCCGCTTAATTTTACTGAAATGCCACTGAGAAGCTCTCTTCCTTTGACCTCGACCTCTCGCTACTGTTCGTCTCCTTCGCTCCACGCATTGCTCTTCTATTCCTTGGGTGTGAAACCCTCGCGTCATCAAATCGTTAGGCCATTCTCTTCGCTCCGTACGAGTGAGCGTAGCAACAACAACAGGAGCCATAACAACCGTCGAATTGATAATCGGAATCATAAACCTAGTCCTCCTTGGATCGATAAGTGGCCTCCCTCATCCTCCGAAGCTCGCGGTGATCATGTCGGCGAAAAACACGGCGGAGCTAAGATTCGGTCGGCGGAGGAGGAAGCTGAAGCGAAGCTTCGGTATCTGGAGCGGGGTAAAGGACAAAACGCGATTGATAGGATTGTTCTTCGGCTAAGGAATTTAGGATTAGGTTcggatgatgaggaggatgtGGAAGATGACGAGGGAGGTGGAATTAACGGCGGTGATGTGAAGCCGGTGACTGGAGAAGAGAGATTGGGGGATTTGTTGAAGAGAGAGTGGGTGAGGCCTGATATGATGCTTGCTGAGGGAGAAGAGAGTGAGGAAGAGGATGAGGTGTTATTGCCATGGGAGAAGAATGAGGAAGAACAAGCGGCGGAGAGAGttaaaggagaaggaggagcggcggtgatgatgaagaggagaGCTAGAGCTCCATCACTGGCGGAGCTTACGGTTGAGGATTCTGAGTTACGTCGGCTGAGGAGGGATGGAATGTATTTGAGGGTAAGGATTAATATACCAAAAGCTGGGCTAACGCAGGCTGTGATGGAGAAGATTCATGATACGTGGAGGAAAGAAGAACTTGTGAGGCTCAAGTTCCACGAAGTGCTTGCTCGTGACATGAAGACGGCCCATGAGATTGTTGAG CGTCGAACTGGTGGAATGGTGATATGGAGAGCCGGAAGTGTAATGGTGGTTTACCGTGGACTTGACTATCAAGGACCTTCTGTGATCTCTAATCGAGTGGCCGTACCTAAAGAGACTCTTTTTGTCCCTGATGTATCGTCTGCTGGCGATGAAGCAACAAATGCCAAAGATAACCAAAGTCCACCTTTGGTAATCAGAGACCCGATCATCAAGAACCCTATTCGCAAGGAGAATAtgacagaagaagaaatcgaattTAACAATCTATTAGACAGCTTAGGCACACGTTTTCAAGAATGGTGGGGTACTGGGGTGCTACCTGTGGACGCTGACTTACTACCTCCTACAATTCCTGGTTATAAAACACCTTTCAGGCTTCTTCCTACTGGGATGAGATCAAATTTGACCAATGCTGAAATGACAAATCTCAGGAAGATTGGTAAAACTCTCCCATGCCATTTTGCTCTTG GCAGGAACAGAAATCACCAAGGATTGGCAGCTGCGATACTCCAGATCTGGGAGAAAAGTCTGATTGCAAAGATCGCTGTGAAGCGAGGTATCCAGAATACAAATAACAAACTGATGGCGGATGAGCTGAAg GCATTGACAGGAGGTGTCTTGCTGCTCAGAAATAAGTATTACATTGTAATATACCGTGGGAAAGACTTCCTTCCTTCAAGTGTTGCAGCTACTTTGGCAGAAAGACAAGAATTAACTAAAGAG ATTCAAGATGTCGAAGAGAGGGTAAGAACTCGCGACATTGAG GCTATTCAGCCTGTTGGTGACATAGTTTTGGCAGAAAGACAAGAATTAACAGAAGAGATTCAAGATGTCGAAGAGAGGGTAAGAACTCGCGACATTGAGGCTGTTCAGCCTGTTGGTGACAAAGTACCAGCAGAAGCTGGCACTCTGGCCGAGTTTTATGAGGCTCAAGCCCGATGGGGGAAAGAAGTAACTCCAGACCATCGAGAAAAGATGATTGAAGAGGCTTCAAGGGTGGCAAATACGAGAGTTGTTAAGAGAATCCAGCACAAACTAAACCTT GCCCAATCGAAATTTCAACGAGCAGAGAAACTGTTGTCCAAAATAGAAGCCTCTATGATTCCAAATGGACCTGATTATGATCAAGAGGTCATCTCCGAGGAAGAAAGAGCTATGTTCCGAAAAGTGGGGTTGAAAATGAAGGCATACTTACCCTTAG GTATCCGTGGTGTTTTCGATGGAGTCATCGAGAATATGCATCTGCACTGGAAGCACAGAGAATTGGTGAAGCTTATATCAAAACAGAAGGTCCTTGCATTTGTTGAGGACACGGCTCGGTTACTGGAATACGAGAGCGGTGGAGTTCTTGTGGCAATAGAAAAGGTTCCTAAAGGATTTGCTCTTATCTATTACCGTGGGAAGAATTACAGGAGACCCATTAGCTTGAGACCAAGAAATCTTCTGACAAAAGCAAAAGCATTGAAACGATCCATCGCAATGCAACGCCATGAG GCCCTTAGTCAGCATATCTCTGAACTGGAGAGAACAATAGAGCAAATGCAAAGCGAACTT ACCGCAAAGAACCCGTCATACAATGAATCAGAATGGGAgaacgatgaagatgatgatgatgatgacgaggaTGAGAAAGATGATGTGGAGGATAATGAGAGTGATTGGGATGAAAGTGACGGCGAATCTGCTATTTCTAGTATTGAAGAAGCTGATAATTCATCTCGCTAA
- the LOC104746210 gene encoding CRM-domain containing factor CFM3, chloroplastic/mitochondrial-like isoform X3 has product MALVPLNFTEMPLRSSLPLTSTSRYCSSPSLHALLFYSLGVKPSRHQIVRPFSSLRTSERSNNNRSHNNRRIDNRNHKPSPPWIDKWPPSSSEARGDHVGEKHGGAKIRSAEEEAEAKLRYLERGKGQNAIDRIVLRLRNLGLGSDDEEDVEDDEGGGINGGDVKPVTGEERLGDLLKREWVRPDMMLAEGEESEEEDEVLLPWEKNEEEQAAERVKGEGGAAVMMKRRARAPSLAELTVEDSELRRLRRDGMYLRVRINIPKAGLTQAVMEKIHDTWRKEELVRLKFHEVLARDMKTAHEIVERRTGGMVIWRAGSVMVVYRGLDYQGPSVISNRVAVPKETLFVPDVSSAGDEATNAKDNQSPPLVIRDPIIKNPIRKENMTEEEIEFNNLLDSLGTRFQEWWGTGVLPVDADLLPPTIPGYKTPFRLLPTGMRSNLTNAEMTNLRKIGKTLPCHFALGRNRNHQGLAAAILQIWEKSLIAKIAVKRGIQNTNNKLMADELKALTGGVLLLRNKYYIVIYRGKDFLPSSVAATLAERQELTKEIQDVEERVRTRDIEAIQPVGDMVPAERQELTKEIQDVEERVRTRDIEAVQPVGDKVPAEAGTLAEFYEAQARWGKEVTPDHREKMIEEASRVANTRVVKRIQHKLNLAQSKFQRAEKLLSKIEASMIPNGPDYDQEVISEEERAMFRKVGLKMKAYLPLGIRGVFDGVIENMHLHWKHRELVKLISKQKVLAFVEDTARLLEYESGGVLVAIEKVPKGFALIYYRGKNYRRPISLRPRNLLTKAKALKRSIAMQRHEALSQHISELERTIEQMQSELTAKNPSYNESEWENDEDDDDDDEDEKDDVEDNESDWDESDGESAISSIEEADNSSR; this is encoded by the exons ATGGCTTTGGTTCCGCTTAATTTTACTGAAATGCCACTGAGAAGCTCTCTTCCTTTGACCTCGACCTCTCGCTACTGTTCGTCTCCTTCGCTCCACGCATTGCTCTTCTATTCCTTGGGTGTGAAACCCTCGCGTCATCAAATCGTTAGGCCATTCTCTTCGCTCCGTACGAGTGAGCGTAGCAACAACAACAGGAGCCATAACAACCGTCGAATTGATAATCGGAATCATAAACCTAGTCCTCCTTGGATCGATAAGTGGCCTCCCTCATCCTCCGAAGCTCGCGGTGATCATGTCGGCGAAAAACACGGCGGAGCTAAGATTCGGTCGGCGGAGGAGGAAGCTGAAGCGAAGCTTCGGTATCTGGAGCGGGGTAAAGGACAAAACGCGATTGATAGGATTGTTCTTCGGCTAAGGAATTTAGGATTAGGTTcggatgatgaggaggatgtGGAAGATGACGAGGGAGGTGGAATTAACGGCGGTGATGTGAAGCCGGTGACTGGAGAAGAGAGATTGGGGGATTTGTTGAAGAGAGAGTGGGTGAGGCCTGATATGATGCTTGCTGAGGGAGAAGAGAGTGAGGAAGAGGATGAGGTGTTATTGCCATGGGAGAAGAATGAGGAAGAACAAGCGGCGGAGAGAGttaaaggagaaggaggagcggcggtgatgatgaagaggagaGCTAGAGCTCCATCACTGGCGGAGCTTACGGTTGAGGATTCTGAGTTACGTCGGCTGAGGAGGGATGGAATGTATTTGAGGGTAAGGATTAATATACCAAAAGCTGGGCTAACGCAGGCTGTGATGGAGAAGATTCATGATACGTGGAGGAAAGAAGAACTTGTGAGGCTCAAGTTCCACGAAGTGCTTGCTCGTGACATGAAGACGGCCCATGAGATTGTTGAG CGTCGAACTGGTGGAATGGTGATATGGAGAGCCGGAAGTGTAATGGTGGTTTACCGTGGACTTGACTATCAAGGACCTTCTGTGATCTCTAATCGAGTGGCCGTACCTAAAGAGACTCTTTTTGTCCCTGATGTATCGTCTGCTGGCGATGAAGCAACAAATGCCAAAGATAACCAAAGTCCACCTTTGGTAATCAGAGACCCGATCATCAAGAACCCTATTCGCAAGGAGAATAtgacagaagaagaaatcgaattTAACAATCTATTAGACAGCTTAGGCACACGTTTTCAAGAATGGTGGGGTACTGGGGTGCTACCTGTGGACGCTGACTTACTACCTCCTACAATTCCTGGTTATAAAACACCTTTCAGGCTTCTTCCTACTGGGATGAGATCAAATTTGACCAATGCTGAAATGACAAATCTCAGGAAGATTGGTAAAACTCTCCCATGCCATTTTGCTCTTG GCAGGAACAGAAATCACCAAGGATTGGCAGCTGCGATACTCCAGATCTGGGAGAAAAGTCTGATTGCAAAGATCGCTGTGAAGCGAGGTATCCAGAATACAAATAACAAACTGATGGCGGATGAGCTGAAg GCATTGACAGGAGGTGTCTTGCTGCTCAGAAATAAGTATTACATTGTAATATACCGTGGGAAAGACTTCCTTCCTTCAAGTGTTGCAGCTACTTTGGCAGAAAGACAAGAATTAACTAAAGAGATTCAAGATGTCGAAGAGAGGGTAAGAACTCGCGACATTGAGGCTATTCAGCCTGTTGGTGACATGGTACCGGCAGAAAGACAAGAATTAACAAAAGAGATTCAAGATGTCGAAGAGAGGGTAAGAACTCGCGACATTGAG GCTGTTCAGCCTGTTGGTGACAAAGTACCAGCAGAAGCTGGCACTCTGGCCGAGTTTTATGAGGCTCAAGCCCGATGGGGGAAAGAAGTAACTCCAGACCATCGAGAAAAGATGATTGAAGAGGCTTCAAGGGTGGCAAATACGAGAGTTGTTAAGAGAATCCAGCACAAACTAAACCTT GCCCAATCGAAATTTCAACGAGCAGAGAAACTGTTGTCCAAAATAGAAGCCTCTATGATTCCAAATGGACCTGATTATGATCAAGAGGTCATCTCCGAGGAAGAAAGAGCTATGTTCCGAAAAGTGGGGTTGAAAATGAAGGCATACTTACCCTTAG GTATCCGTGGTGTTTTCGATGGAGTCATCGAGAATATGCATCTGCACTGGAAGCACAGAGAATTGGTGAAGCTTATATCAAAACAGAAGGTCCTTGCATTTGTTGAGGACACGGCTCGGTTACTGGAATACGAGAGCGGTGGAGTTCTTGTGGCAATAGAAAAGGTTCCTAAAGGATTTGCTCTTATCTATTACCGTGGGAAGAATTACAGGAGACCCATTAGCTTGAGACCAAGAAATCTTCTGACAAAAGCAAAAGCATTGAAACGATCCATCGCAATGCAACGCCATGAG GCCCTTAGTCAGCATATCTCTGAACTGGAGAGAACAATAGAGCAAATGCAAAGCGAACTT ACCGCAAAGAACCCGTCATACAATGAATCAGAATGGGAgaacgatgaagatgatgatgatgatgacgaggaTGAGAAAGATGATGTGGAGGATAATGAGAGTGATTGGGATGAAAGTGACGGCGAATCTGCTATTTCTAGTATTGAAGAAGCTGATAATTCATCTCGCTAA